In Neisseria dentiae, one DNA window encodes the following:
- the pheT gene encoding phenylalanine--tRNA ligase subunit beta, producing MQFSYNWLKTQADANLSADEFAHLLTMSGLEVEEADKAAPEFSGVVVAEVKSVEKHPDADRLNVTQVDAGTGELIQIVCGAPNVRAGIKVPCALPDAVLPGNFKIKPTKMRGQVSNGMLCSTNELGLPDDGVDGLHILPADAPVGQNLRDYLDLDDTVFTLKITPNRADCLSIKGLAREVAALTQCAHTPVAVQTAAVQSSKIQPVRIDAPADCGRFLSRVIENVNAEAPTPDWLKQRLARSGIRSISALVDIGNYVMLELGQPMHVFDADKLSGSIIVRRAAEGETLECLNEKTVCLSENTLVIADEQGALSMAGIMGGAASAVSDGTKNIVLEAAWFAPEIIAGKSRQYGFGSDSSFRFERGVDFELQRDAIERASELVLQICGGAAGEITEAVGKLPERKTVAVRTARVEKLLGVAVDEARIESILAALGLQPKKVSDGLQTTSPSFRYDIEIEADLIEEIARVYGYENIPDDATSGRLKMLALPETRRNRFVVYNQMAARGYQEVVSYAFVDEQWERDFAANENPIRLQNPLAAQYSVMRSTLIGGLVEILQNNLNRKQNRVRVFEIARVFSKGSDGRFVQNERIGGLVYGSADPEQWGEKTRAADFYDVKGDVEDLLGGKNVSFVKAEHPALHPGRTAEIVMDGHTVGFIGELHPQWLQKYDLPQAALVFEIDMAAVLGKEKTVYRPVSKFQPVRRDLAFVLPENVSHDALLGALNSVKSSLVQEIAVFDVYRGAGLPEGMKSIAVKVLLQDAEATLTDEAVEPLIEKLVKSAESAGAQLRR from the coding sequence ATGCAATTTTCCTACAACTGGCTGAAAACCCAAGCCGATGCCAATCTTTCCGCCGACGAATTCGCCCATCTGCTCACCATGTCCGGCCTCGAAGTCGAAGAAGCCGACAAAGCTGCGCCCGAGTTTAGCGGCGTGGTGGTGGCCGAAGTAAAGTCGGTGGAAAAACATCCCGATGCCGACCGCCTGAACGTTACCCAAGTCGATGCCGGCACCGGCGAATTAATTCAAATCGTTTGCGGTGCGCCGAATGTGCGCGCCGGCATCAAAGTGCCGTGCGCCTTGCCGGATGCGGTACTGCCGGGCAATTTCAAAATCAAGCCCACCAAAATGCGCGGGCAGGTTTCCAACGGCATGCTGTGTTCCACCAACGAATTGGGGCTGCCCGACGACGGTGTGGACGGCCTGCACATTCTGCCCGCCGATGCGCCCGTTGGCCAAAACCTGCGCGACTATCTGGATTTGGACGACACCGTTTTCACCCTGAAAATCACGCCCAACCGTGCCGACTGCCTGTCGATTAAAGGCTTGGCGCGCGAAGTGGCGGCCTTGACCCAATGCGCCCACACGCCGGTAGCGGTTCAGACGGCCGCCGTGCAAAGCAGCAAAATCCAGCCGGTGCGCATTGATGCGCCTGCCGATTGCGGCCGCTTTTTAAGCCGCGTGATTGAGAACGTGAACGCCGAAGCGCCCACGCCCGATTGGTTGAAACAGCGTTTGGCGCGCAGTGGCATCCGCAGCATTTCGGCGCTGGTTGATATCGGCAACTATGTGATGCTGGAGCTTGGCCAGCCGATGCACGTGTTTGATGCCGACAAACTTTCCGGCAGCATTATCGTGCGCCGCGCCGCAGAAGGCGAAACGCTGGAATGTTTAAATGAAAAAACCGTATGCCTGTCTGAAAACACTTTGGTGATTGCCGACGAACAAGGTGCGTTGAGCATGGCCGGCATCATGGGCGGCGCAGCGAGCGCGGTTTCAGACGGCACCAAAAACATCGTGCTGGAAGCAGCTTGGTTCGCACCGGAAATCATCGCCGGCAAATCGCGCCAATACGGCTTCGGTTCCGATTCGTCTTTCCGCTTCGAGCGCGGCGTGGACTTTGAATTGCAGCGCGACGCCATCGAGCGCGCCAGCGAATTGGTGTTGCAGATCTGCGGCGGCGCGGCGGGCGAAATAACAGAGGCCGTGGGCAAGCTTCCCGAACGCAAAACCGTAGCCGTGCGTACGGCGCGGGTGGAAAAACTATTGGGTGTGGCGGTGGACGAAGCGCGCATCGAAAGCATTTTGGCTGCGCTGGGCCTGCAACCGAAAAAAGTTTCAGACGGCCTGCAAACCACATCGCCGAGCTTCCGTTACGACATCGAAATCGAAGCCGATTTAATCGAAGAAATCGCCCGCGTTTACGGCTATGAAAACATTCCCGACGATGCCACTTCAGGCCGTCTGAAAATGTTGGCACTGCCCGAAACCCGCCGCAACCGCTTTGTCGTTTACAACCAAATGGCCGCGCGCGGCTATCAGGAAGTGGTGAGCTATGCCTTCGTGGACGAGCAATGGGAGCGCGACTTTGCCGCCAACGAAAACCCCATCCGCCTGCAAAACCCGCTGGCCGCGCAATACAGCGTGATGCGCTCCACCCTGATCGGCGGCTTGGTGGAAATCCTGCAAAACAACCTCAACCGCAAACAAAACCGCGTGCGCGTGTTTGAAATCGCCCGCGTGTTCAGCAAAGGTTCAGACGGCCGTTTCGTGCAAAACGAACGCATCGGCGGCCTAGTGTACGGCTCCGCCGATCCCGAACAATGGGGCGAGAAAACCCGTGCGGCCGATTTTTACGATGTGAAAGGCGATGTCGAAGATTTGCTGGGCGGCAAAAACGTGTCGTTCGTGAAGGCCGAACATCCCGCACTGCACCCCGGCCGCACCGCCGAAATCGTGATGGACGGCCATACCGTCGGCTTTATCGGTGAGCTGCATCCGCAATGGCTGCAAAAATACGACCTGCCGCAAGCCGCGCTGGTGTTTGAAATCGACATGGCCGCCGTGCTCGGCAAAGAAAAAACCGTTTACCGCCCCGTGTCCAAATTCCAGCCCGTGCGCCGCGATTTGGCGTTTGTGTTGCCGGAGAATGTATCGCACGATGCTTTGCTGGGCGCACTGAATAGTGTGAAGAGCAGTTTGGTGCAGGAAATCGCCGTGTTCGACGTTTACCGCGGCGCCGGTTTGCCCGAAGGCATGAAGAGTATCGCGGTGAAAGTTCTGTTGCAGGATGCGGAAGCCACGCTGACCGACGAAGCGGTGGAGCCTTTAATCGAAAAACTGGTGAAATCCGCTGAAAGTGCGGGCGCGCAACTGCGGCGTTAA
- a CDS encoding right-handed parallel beta-helix repeat-containing protein: MSNQIILTVIRPKGTSATEQAARFNVNAGSGQALHIQAAALADYQLADAATGLAPENLEFTRVGDNLHIRDKASASARPDIVIENYYAHATGNIKGLQADGSLTAYDGEIPAKPLTAEQVTVHQNNSGNGVNKLAVALGGLAGAGLLGALAGGGGGGGGSDQAPAAAATQSSTSSTTAQAAASSANTAANAKIATSSNTAAQTNAATEAAADSATSSESTAADTQNTASGSTTAPVNTPSETVSSSDKETEQTTTDSATSSESTAADTQNSASGSTTAPVNTPSETVSSSDKETEQTTADSATLSESAESDAKNTASGNTTAPVNTPSETVSTDTPAAVSDGQTATQNGYRVYEHPQYGKYIDAAEFGTDPSGQTDSLAAINAALAAAHKENAAVYLSGSLYISNQIVLNKANSGVTALFGDGMGKTTISFDKAQTGVFNSDTNEDDIRAFAGILIDGQSNKTIADLSVKYTNPDFYRTGQSYFGKVNGILVNDADNTLISKVEVSGANRAGVFFTSTQTLQKDPDSANGRTYKARLIRGEVDETYENLPLGENNRIVDSNLHHNRVAGVLLAYQKDFTADGNTMSWNGHEADGGTGYGIASMAGSYNYGITYTNNTTDHNYRKGLDVHDGDDIVIENNTSIGDRLYGIAVYNRQFTMDTVKINNNTIIADPDFRLAQDDNAGLKYFGYAGIHMQTNTQLRDLRSSDTGHFEISGNTIENLDVYQNATQTYGIEFRNHEPNMHYTLDITGNTIEGASTKYAIAVINNTKNTTLGTNGQGSGTINVVDNTIDIDRIPKGTMPVFIIEENNSGQLRGEVTVSGNSLTIREQSDGTIEGVQMIGNAETYRVTDNTFEIHGTMDKPVISLLGRAGSEIPELFVSGNDITTDLTGNLYRSWIERNTVVDVYADNNTHNGKELAEVQHIVSTPAAGYAPETAETAHVLDLGIGSDTISGTGTNQAAYKQTETAETATASESTAELSEQLSDGLPALNDLLAVTELDLSAVLGAESGAGLAVGATVTEYAQSVNIYEEQWQSEVSAYIV, translated from the coding sequence ATGTCAAACCAAATTATTCTCACCGTTATCCGGCCGAAAGGCACATCAGCCACCGAGCAAGCCGCCCGTTTCAATGTAAATGCCGGTTCCGGCCAAGCCTTACACATACAGGCTGCCGCACTCGCCGACTATCAGCTTGCCGATGCCGCCACCGGCCTTGCCCCTGAAAATCTGGAATTCACCCGGGTGGGCGACAACCTGCACATTCGCGACAAAGCCTCTGCTTCCGCCCGCCCCGACATCGTTATCGAAAACTACTACGCCCATGCAACCGGCAATATCAAAGGCTTGCAGGCTGATGGTTCGCTGACTGCCTATGACGGCGAAATTCCCGCCAAACCCTTAACAGCCGAACAAGTAACCGTGCACCAAAACAACTCCGGCAACGGCGTAAACAAACTGGCCGTGGCCTTAGGCGGCCTGGCCGGTGCCGGCCTGCTCGGTGCATTGGCCGGCGGTGGCGGCGGTGGCGGCGGTTCCGATCAGGCGCCGGCAGCTGCGGCAACCCAAAGCAGCACATCTTCAACAACCGCACAAGCTGCCGCTTCGTCTGCCAATACGGCCGCTAACGCCAAAATCGCAACATCTTCAAACACCGCAGCGCAAACAAATGCAGCAACAGAAGCCGCGGCCGATTCCGCAACCTCATCCGAGAGCACCGCAGCCGATACGCAAAACACTGCATCCGGCAGCACGACCGCACCTGTAAACACGCCGTCTGAAACCGTTTCCTCTTCCGACAAAGAAACCGAACAAACAACGACCGATTCCGCAACCTCATCCGAAAGCACCGCAGCCGATACACAAAACTCTGCGTCCGGCAGCACGACCGCACCTGTAAACACGCCGTCTGAAACCGTTTCCTCTTCCGACAAAGAAACCGAACAAACAACGGCCGATTCCGCAACCTTATCCGAGAGTGCCGAATCCGATGCGAAAAACACCGCGTCCGGCAACACGACCGCACCTGTAAACACGCCGTCTGAAACCGTTTCAACAGATACCCCCGCCGCAGTTTCAGACGGCCAAACCGCAACGCAAAACGGCTATCGTGTGTATGAACACCCGCAATACGGCAAATATATCGATGCCGCCGAATTCGGCACCGATCCGAGCGGCCAAACCGACAGTCTGGCCGCCATCAACGCCGCTTTAGCCGCCGCACACAAAGAAAACGCCGCCGTCTATTTGAGCGGCAGCCTGTATATTTCCAACCAAATCGTGTTAAACAAAGCCAACTCGGGCGTAACCGCCCTGTTCGGCGACGGCATGGGCAAAACCACTATTTCGTTCGACAAAGCACAAACCGGCGTGTTCAATTCCGACACCAACGAAGACGATATCCGCGCGTTTGCCGGCATTCTGATCGACGGCCAAAGCAACAAAACCATTGCCGACTTGTCGGTGAAATACACCAACCCCGACTTTTACCGCACCGGCCAAAGCTATTTCGGCAAAGTGAACGGCATTCTGGTAAACGATGCCGACAACACCTTGATCAGCAAAGTAGAAGTATCGGGTGCCAACCGTGCCGGCGTGTTTTTCACCTCCACCCAAACCCTGCAAAAAGACCCCGACAGCGCCAACGGCCGCACTTACAAAGCCCGCCTGATCCGCGGCGAGGTTGATGAAACCTACGAAAACCTGCCTTTGGGCGAAAACAACCGCATCGTCGACAGCAATCTGCACCATAACCGCGTAGCCGGCGTATTGCTGGCCTACCAGAAAGACTTCACCGCCGACGGCAACACCATGTCGTGGAACGGCCACGAAGCCGACGGCGGCACGGGTTACGGCATCGCCAGCATGGCAGGCAGCTACAACTACGGCATCACCTACACCAACAACACCACCGACCACAACTACCGCAAAGGTTTGGATGTACACGACGGTGACGATATCGTTATCGAAAACAACACATCCATCGGCGACCGCCTCTACGGCATTGCCGTGTATAACCGCCAATTCACGATGGATACGGTAAAAATCAACAACAACACCATTATCGCCGACCCCGATTTCCGCTTGGCGCAAGACGATAACGCAGGGTTGAAATATTTCGGTTACGCCGGCATCCATATGCAGACCAACACGCAGTTGCGCGATTTGCGCAGCAGCGATACCGGCCATTTTGAAATCAGCGGCAATACCATCGAAAATCTGGACGTTTATCAAAACGCCACCCAAACCTACGGTATCGAATTCCGCAACCACGAGCCGAATATGCACTACACGCTGGATATCACCGGCAACACCATCGAGGGCGCATCCACCAAATATGCCATCGCCGTGATCAACAACACCAAAAACACCACCCTCGGCACCAACGGCCAAGGCTCGGGCACGATTAATGTCGTGGATAACACCATCGATATCGACCGCATCCCCAAGGGTACCATGCCCGTGTTCATCATCGAAGAAAACAACAGCGGCCAGCTGCGCGGCGAAGTAACCGTATCCGGCAACAGCCTGACCATACGCGAACAGTCCGACGGCACCATCGAGGGTGTGCAGATGATCGGCAACGCCGAAACCTACCGCGTTACCGACAACACCTTCGAAATACACGGCACGATGGACAAACCCGTGATCAGTCTGCTCGGCCGTGCCGGCAGCGAAATTCCCGAACTGTTTGTCAGCGGCAACGATATCACCACCGATTTAACCGGCAACCTCTACCGCAGCTGGATCGAACGCAATACCGTTGTCGATGTTTACGCCGACAACAATACCCACAACGGCAAAGAGTTGGCGGAAGTGCAGCATATCGTTTCCACACCTGCCGCCGGTTATGCGCCTGAAACCGCCGAAACCGCCCATGTGTTGGATTTGGGCATCGGCAGCGACACCATATCGGGCACCGGCACCAACCAAGCGGCATACAAGCAAACCGAAACCGCCGAAACGGCAACGGCTTCGGAAAGCACGGCCGAACTTTCCGAACAACTTTCAGACGGCCTGCCCGCTCTGAACGATTTGCTTGCCGTTACCGAATTGGATCTGTCTGCCGTATTGGGCGCGGAAAGCGGCGCGGGGCTGGCTGTCGGCGCCACCGTTACCGAATACGCACAATCAGTAAACATCTACGAAGAACAATGGCAAAGTGAAGTTTCTGCCTATATCGTGTAA
- a CDS encoding nucleotidyltransferase substrate binding protein, producing MMDKLNIQPLSNAVMRLQEGWQRYLQDISDTQIRDGLIQRFEFTYEISHKTLKRYLEYASANPAEIDLMTFQDLIRTANEQGLLLGDWSDWRQYRDMRSRTSHTYDEAVALTVVQGIEKFLTEAVFLQNTLQEKLAE from the coding sequence ATGATGGATAAACTGAACATTCAACCCTTAAGCAACGCCGTGATGCGTTTGCAGGAAGGCTGGCAGCGTTACCTGCAAGACATCAGCGACACCCAAATCCGCGACGGCCTGATACAGCGGTTTGAGTTTACCTACGAAATCAGCCACAAAACATTGAAACGTTATCTGGAATATGCTTCTGCTAATCCTGCCGAAATTGATTTAATGACATTTCAAGACCTGATCCGCACCGCCAACGAACAAGGTTTGCTGCTTGGCGATTGGTCGGACTGGAGGCAATACCGCGATATGCGCAGCCGCACCAGCCACACTTACGACGAAGCGGTTGCCTTGACAGTGGTGCAAGGCATAGAAAAATTTTTGACCGAAGCGGTATTTTTGCAAAATACATTGCAAGAAAAACTGGCGGAGTAA
- the prfA gene encoding peptide chain release factor 1: protein MKPSILEKLQQLAERLEEVTHLLGQPEAADDMDNYRKLTREHAEITPVVEVFRQYRLAQSDLADAQEMLADPEMKAFAAEEIETAKAQIETLENELQKLLLPKDADDDKNIFIEVRAGTGGDEAALFAGDLLRMYSRYAERNRWQVEIVSANESDLGGYKEVIARIVGLGAYSKLKFESGGHRVQRVPATESQGRIHTSACTVAVMPEADELEEIQLNPADLRIDTFRASGAGGQHINKTDSAVRITHLPTGMVVECQDGRSQHSNKAQAMKVLAARLNDAQKREAQAKEAAERKSLIGSGDRSERIRTYNYPQGRVTDHRINLTLHKLDFVMDGDLEELTAALIAEHQAELLAEMGD, encoded by the coding sequence ATGAAACCATCTATTTTAGAAAAACTGCAACAATTGGCCGAACGTTTGGAAGAGGTAACCCACCTGCTCGGCCAGCCCGAAGCCGCCGACGATATGGACAACTACCGCAAGCTCACGCGCGAACACGCGGAGATTACGCCGGTGGTGGAAGTGTTCCGGCAATACCGCTTGGCGCAAAGCGATCTGGCCGATGCGCAGGAAATGCTGGCCGACCCCGAAATGAAAGCCTTTGCCGCCGAAGAAATCGAAACGGCCAAAGCACAAATCGAAACGCTGGAAAACGAGCTGCAAAAACTGCTGCTGCCCAAAGATGCCGACGACGATAAAAACATTTTTATCGAAGTGCGTGCCGGCACCGGCGGCGACGAAGCGGCGCTGTTTGCCGGCGATTTGCTGCGTATGTACAGCCGTTACGCTGAGCGCAACCGCTGGCAGGTGGAAATCGTATCGGCCAACGAGAGCGACTTGGGCGGTTATAAGGAAGTGATCGCCCGCATCGTCGGTTTGGGCGCATACAGCAAGCTGAAATTCGAGTCGGGCGGCCACCGTGTGCAGCGCGTGCCCGCCACCGAAAGCCAGGGGCGCATCCATACCTCGGCCTGCACCGTGGCGGTGATGCCGGAGGCCGACGAGTTGGAAGAAATCCAACTCAACCCCGCCGATTTGCGCATCGACACTTTCCGCGCATCCGGCGCGGGTGGCCAGCACATCAACAAAACCGATTCCGCCGTGCGCATTACCCACCTGCCCACCGGCATGGTGGTCGAATGCCAAGACGGCCGCTCGCAGCACAGCAACAAAGCGCAGGCGATGAAAGTTTTGGCGGCACGGCTGAACGATGCCCAAAAGCGCGAAGCGCAAGCCAAAGAAGCGGCGGAACGCAAATCGCTGATCGGCAGCGGCGACCGCAGCGAGCGCATCCGCACCTACAATTACCCGCAAGGCCGCGTTACCGACCACCGCATCAATCTGACTTTGCACAAGTTGGATTTCGTTATGGACGGTGATTTGGAAGAATTAACGGCTGCGTTGATAGCCGAACATCAGGCCGAATTATTGGCGGAAATGGGTGATTAA
- the pheS gene encoding phenylalanine--tRNA ligase subunit alpha, giving the protein MENVNRIAAEGIAAVAAAADFQALELVKARYMGKTGELNALLKQLGSLPPEEKKTVGAHINECKNRFQTAYNEKRDALNAAKLQAQLAAEALDVTLPGRGQKSGGLHPVTLTLQRVVELFHGMGFDVADGPEIEDDFHNFQALNIPQNHPARAMQDTFYVENGDVLRTHTSPIQIRYMLDKKNPPIRIIAPGRVYRVDSDATHSPMFHQAEGLWVEEGVTMADLKAVFTDFIRRFFERDDLQVRFRPSFFPFTEPSAEIDIMGDNGRWLEVGGCGMVHPNVLKNVNIDPERYTGFAFGIGLDRFAMLRYGVNDLRLFFDNDLNFLKQFR; this is encoded by the coding sequence ATGGAAAATGTAAACCGTATCGCCGCGGAAGGCATTGCCGCAGTGGCCGCCGCCGCCGATTTTCAAGCTTTAGAGTTGGTTAAAGCCCGCTACATGGGCAAAACCGGCGAATTGAACGCCCTGCTGAAACAGCTCGGCAGCCTGCCGCCCGAAGAAAAGAAAACCGTCGGCGCGCACATCAACGAATGTAAAAACCGTTTTCAGACGGCCTATAACGAAAAACGCGATGCGCTTAACGCCGCCAAACTGCAAGCGCAGTTGGCAGCCGAAGCGCTCGATGTTACCCTGCCCGGCCGCGGCCAAAAGAGCGGCGGCCTGCACCCCGTTACCCTGACCCTGCAACGCGTGGTCGAACTCTTTCACGGCATGGGTTTCGACGTGGCCGACGGCCCCGAAATCGAAGACGATTTCCACAACTTCCAAGCGCTCAATATCCCGCAAAACCACCCCGCGCGCGCCATGCAGGATACTTTTTACGTGGAAAACGGCGATGTGCTGCGCACCCACACCTCGCCGATTCAAATCCGCTATATGCTGGATAAAAAGAACCCGCCCATCCGCATCATCGCCCCCGGCCGCGTGTACCGCGTCGATTCCGACGCCACCCACTCGCCGATGTTCCACCAGGCCGAAGGTTTGTGGGTGGAAGAAGGCGTAACGATGGCCGACTTGAAAGCCGTGTTCACCGACTTTATCCGCCGCTTTTTCGAGCGCGACGACTTGCAAGTGCGCTTCCGCCCCTCGTTTTTCCCGTTTACCGAACCTTCCGCCGAAATCGACATCATGGGCGACAATGGGCGGTGGCTGGAAGTGGGTGGTTGCGGCATGGTGCACCCCAATGTGTTGAAAAATGTGAATATCGATCCTGAACGCTACACCGGCTTTGCCTTCGGCATCGGACTGGATCGCTTCGCCATGCTGCGCTATGGTGTGAATGACTTGCGGCTGTTTTTCGATAACGATTTGAATTTTTTGAAACAATTCCGATAA
- a CDS encoding nucleotidyltransferase family protein, with translation MKGLDVAPEYLHIIMRILQKYVPQYAVWAFGSRVKGTAKPYSDLDLAIITKEKALPLSVHAALAEAFSESDLPWKVDIVDWQLASPDFRRIIESHYIVLK, from the coding sequence ATGAAAGGTTTGGACGTTGCGCCTGAATATTTGCACATCATCATGCGGATTCTGCAAAAATATGTTCCGCAATATGCGGTTTGGGCGTTCGGCTCGCGGGTGAAAGGCACGGCCAAACCTTATTCCGATTTGGATTTGGCAATAATCACCAAGGAGAAGGCCTTACCCTTATCCGTACACGCCGCTTTGGCCGAAGCCTTTTCCGAATCCGACTTGCCGTGGAAAGTGGATATTGTCGACTGGCAGCTGGCCAGCCCCGATTTCCGCAGGATAATCGAATCCCATTATATTGTTTTGAAATAA
- a CDS encoding integration host factor subunit alpha, translating into MTLTKAELADILVEKVSSVTKNDAKEIVELFFEEIRSTLERGEEIKISGFGNFQLRDKPQRPGRNPKTGEEVPISARRVVTFHASQKLKGMVEHYYDKQR; encoded by the coding sequence ATGACACTAACTAAAGCCGAATTGGCCGATATTTTGGTAGAAAAAGTAAGCAGCGTAACCAAAAACGATGCCAAAGAAATCGTCGAACTCTTTTTTGAAGAAATCCGTTCCACTTTGGAGCGCGGTGAAGAAATCAAAATTTCCGGTTTCGGTAACTTCCAATTGCGCGACAAGCCCCAGCGCCCCGGCCGCAACCCGAAAACCGGTGAAGAAGTGCCGATTTCCGCCCGCCGTGTGGTAACTTTCCACGCCAGCCAAAAACTCAAAGGCATGGTGGAGCACTACTATGACAAACAGCGCTAA
- a CDS encoding helicase HerA-like domain-containing protein, whose product MTTFPIARAGGNTLEIQGKMANRHGLIAGATGTGKTVTLRRMAEAFSGAGIPVFLADVKGDLSGIANAGENSGKVGERIAEFGLGADWLQSFPVRFWDVFGETGIPVRVTISEMGPMLLARLMNLNDTQEGLLNLVFKVADDNGWHLIDLKDLRGLLKHVSDNAAEYRAKYGNVSPASVGAVQRQLLTLENEGAENLFGEPALNLEDWMQTEGSKGVINILNSEKLMRSPRMYSAFLLWMLAELFETLPEVGDLEKPKFVMFFDEAHLLFDNAPAALVEQIEQVVRLIRSKGVGVYFVTQNPLDLPDTILGQLGNRVQHALRAFTPRDQKAVKAAAETFRTNPNVNVAEAIAELGVGEALVSFLDEKGMPAPVERAFVLPPQSNLTPLPAAERDAKYQSDILYRHYKDMVDNYSAYEALAELEAKQAEAEAAETAAKEQAKAEKTAAAQPQQNGVVGGFLGGLFGSRKKANQGVAYDLADSVGNQINKQVTRAISRSVMGVIKNMLK is encoded by the coding sequence ATGACCACCTTCCCAATCGCCCGCGCAGGCGGCAACACGCTTGAAATCCAAGGCAAAATGGCCAACCGCCACGGTTTGATCGCCGGCGCCACGGGCACGGGTAAAACCGTTACCTTGCGCCGTATGGCCGAAGCCTTCAGCGGCGCGGGCATTCCCGTGTTTCTGGCCGACGTGAAAGGCGATTTGTCGGGCATCGCCAATGCCGGCGAAAACAGCGGCAAAGTGGGCGAGCGTATCGCCGAATTCGGTTTGGGCGCCGACTGGCTGCAAAGTTTTCCCGTGCGTTTTTGGGACGTGTTCGGCGAAACCGGCATTCCCGTGCGCGTAACCATTTCCGAAATGGGGCCGATGCTGCTGGCGCGCCTGATGAATCTGAACGACACCCAAGAAGGGCTGCTCAATCTGGTGTTCAAAGTGGCCGACGACAACGGTTGGCACTTAATCGATCTGAAAGACCTGCGCGGCCTGCTCAAACACGTTTCCGACAATGCCGCCGAATACCGTGCCAAATACGGCAACGTATCGCCTGCCAGCGTGGGTGCGGTGCAGCGCCAACTGCTCACGCTCGAAAACGAAGGTGCCGAAAACCTGTTTGGCGAGCCGGCCTTGAACCTCGAAGACTGGATGCAGACCGAAGGCAGCAAAGGCGTAATCAATATTTTGAATTCCGAAAAGCTGATGCGCTCGCCGCGCATGTATAGCGCGTTTTTGCTGTGGATGCTGGCCGAACTGTTTGAAACCCTGCCGGAAGTGGGCGATTTGGAAAAGCCCAAATTCGTGATGTTTTTCGATGAAGCGCACCTGCTGTTCGACAACGCCCCCGCCGCGCTGGTGGAGCAGATTGAGCAGGTGGTGAGGCTGATCCGCTCGAAGGGCGTGGGCGTGTATTTCGTTACCCAAAACCCGCTCGACTTGCCCGACACTATCCTCGGCCAGCTCGGCAACCGCGTGCAGCACGCCTTGCGCGCGTTTACCCCGCGCGACCAGAAAGCGGTGAAAGCCGCTGCCGAAACCTTCCGCACCAACCCCAACGTTAATGTGGCCGAAGCCATTGCCGAATTGGGCGTGGGAGAGGCTCTGGTATCGTTTCTCGACGAAAAAGGCATGCCCGCACCGGTGGAGCGCGCCTTTGTGCTGCCGCCGCAATCCAACCTGACCCCGCTGCCCGCCGCCGAGCGCGATGCCAAATACCAAAGCGATATTTTGTACCGCCACTATAAAGATATGGTGGACAATTATTCGGCCTATGAAGCGCTGGCCGAATTGGAAGCCAAACAGGCAGAAGCCGAAGCTGCGGAAACCGCCGCCAAAGAGCAGGCCAAAGCCGAAAAAACCGCTGCCGCGCAACCGCAGCAAAACGGCGTGGTCGGCGGCTTTTTGGGCGGCCTGTTCGGCAGCCGCAAAAAGGCCAACCAGGGTGTTGCCTACGATTTGGCCGATTCGGTGGGCAACCAAATCAACAAACAGGTTACCCGCGCCATTTCACGCAGCGTGATGGGTGTGATTAAGAATATGTTGAAGTAG